The Primulina tabacum isolate GXHZ01 chromosome 7, ASM2559414v2, whole genome shotgun sequence genome includes a window with the following:
- the LOC142551070 gene encoding cytochrome P450 89A2-like — MEVWFVVVVSLCISAIVSSFFNFFKKNLPPGPPSLPLVGNLIWIRRPISELEFILRRLKARYGPLMTMTIGPRSLIFVGSHSLAHRALIQHGAIFSDRPSPPATSKILNRNQKSISSAAYGSTWRLLRRNITHEILHPARVKTYTSSRRWVLSILINRLLDSSKSESSVRLIDHFQYAMFCLLALMCFGDKLQEKQIKEIESVQRGLLLGFRRFNILNFWPRLGKILFRSRWNELLRLRLEQEAVLIPLIRSRIKAKQQKISNNREDDEAVLAYVDTLVDLKLPEENRELDESEMVSLCSEFLTAGTDTTSTALQWIMANLVKYPHIQTKIYDEIVSIVGYPNSSQSEMIEEEDTQKMAYLKAVVLEALRRHPPGHFVLPHKVTQDVELGGHVIPCNATVNFMVADMGWDPNVWEDPMEFKPERFLATSSGEAFDITGSREIKMMPFGAGRRICPGLTLALLHLEYFVANLIWNFEWIPVEGDDVDLTEKQEFTIVMKNPLRARISPRI; from the coding sequence ATGGAGGTCTGGTTTGTAGTCGTCGTTTCTCTCTGTATCTCAGCAATTGTGAGCTCCTTCTTcaattttttcaagaaaaatttaCCGCCGGGGCCGCCTAGTTTGCCTCTGGTCGGCAACTTGATATGGATCCGCCGCCCTATTTCGGAGTTGGAATTTATCCTCCGCCGCCTCAAGGCCCGGTATGGCCCCCTCatgactatgactatcggcccTCGAAGCCTAATATTCGTCGGAAGCCACTCCCTGGCCCACCGTGCCCTTATCCAGCACGGTGCCATCTTCTCCGACCGGCCATCTCCCCCGGCCACCAGCAAGATTTTGAACAGAAACCAGAAGTCAATTAGTTCCGCCGCGTACGGCTCCACCTGGCGGCTCCTTCGCCGCAACATAACTCATGAGATCCTACATCCGGCCCGGGTCAAGACCTACACAAGTTCCCGCAGATGGGTTCTTTCGATTCTGATCAATcgtctcttggactcatccaaaTCCGAATCTTCGGTCAGACTGATCGATCACTTCCAGTATGCCATGTTCTGCCTTCTGGCGCTCATGTGCTTTGGGGACAAGCTGCAGGAGAAGCAAATCAAGGAAATTGAATCGGTGCAACGTGGATTGCTTCTGGGTTTTCGTCGATTCAACATCCTCAACTTCTGGCCCCGATTGGGGAAAATCTTGTTCCGCAGTCGCTGGAACGAACTCTTGCGGCTTCGTCTAGAACAAGAGGCCGTGCTGATTCCTCTCATCAGGTCTCGCATCAAAGCCAAACAACAGAAGATCTCTAATAATCGAGAAGATGATGAGGCAGTGTTAGCGTATGTGGACACACTGGTCGATTTGAAACTTCCTGAAGAAAACAGGGAACTGGATGAATCCGAAATGGTGAGCTTATGCAGCGAATTTCTCACGGCGGGCACAGATACGACATCCACAGCGCTGCAATGGATAATGGCTAATCTTGTCAAATACCCCCACATCCAAACCAAAATTTACGACGAGATAGTCAGCATCGTGGGATACCCGAATAGCAGTCAGTCGGAGATGATTGAGGAAGAGGACACACAGAAAATGGCATACCTGAAAGCAGTAGTGCTAGAAGCCTTGCGGCGACACCCGCCGGGTCATTTTGTTCTGCCGCACAAGGTGACACAGGACGTCGAATTGGGTGGTCATGTGATCCCTTGTAACGCCACGGTGAATTTCATGGTGGCTGATATGGGTTGGGACCCAAATGTTTGGGAGGATCCGATGGAATTCAAGCCAGAGAGGTTCTTGGCAACAAGTTCCGGGGAGGCTTTCGACATAACAGGGAGCAGAGAGATCAAGATGATGCCATTTGGTGCTGGAAGGAGGATCTGTCCAGGCCTTACATTGGCACTACTGCATTTGGAATATTTTGTGGCCAATCTGATTTGGAACTTCGAGTGGATTCCTGTCGAAGGTGACGATGTAGATCTTACCGAGAAACAAGAATTCACCATTGTCATGAAAAACCCGCTGCGTGCTCGCATCTCTCCGCGGATCTGA